Part of the Vespa velutina chromosome 7, iVesVel2.1, whole genome shotgun sequence genome, atgataataaaaaatcttttaattctatgccagtaattattaattttcaaaatatattaaagtgtACGTGCATTTTTTGCTTATTACttgctattttatatttgctgATCTGCTGTTTTacaaaataagtaaaataacaCAATAGGTAAGAAGATTTATCTCACttcagaaataatattttttaaatgtttcttgTGTTGCGAATTTTTCATAGCCACTGTAAACGTGTTTTTTAACAACATTGTAACAGTCATAGGACCCACACCTCCTGGTACAGGTGTAATATATTGTGCAaccttttttacattttcataatCCACATCTCCAACAagtatatttctattactagttttatcttttactCTGTTAATTCCAACATCAATTACACAAGCTCCAGGTTTGATCATATCTTCGGTTACTAAACCTGGAACACCAGCAGCTACTACTACTAAGTCAGCAAGTCTTGtcatttgttttaattgatCAGAAGGAGTATGGATATGACAAATTGTTGTTGTCATATCTAATCCACCCGTAGCTCCTATagaacaaatttaaaattgcAGCTTTTTGACTTTTATAGAATTACTATGGTAgtatagaaacaaaatattttattaagaattataaaattttaaataatatatgggaaatttatataattgtagataattatttaccCCTGCCATCTGCATGTAGCAATAAAGCTATTGGTAAACCAACATGTTTTGATCTGCCTATTACAACTGCATGCTTCCCAAAggtttttatatttgatctaACTATCAATTCTTTTACACCCAGGACAGTAGCTGGTATAATACCTTTACTATCCAATGTCAAATTTcctatattttctaaatgaaaaCCATCTACATCTTTTTTGGGTGATATTGCTTGACAcacttctttttcattgagaCCTTTTGGTAATGGTAATTGCACAATGATGCCATCTACTGATGGATCTTCATTCAagctatttatattttccagtaaaattttttgagttgtattttctttcagaTTGATTGTATAACTTTCTATGCCTAAACGAATAATCTAtatcaataaatcaataaacgTTTTTACacaaataacatattatttaaaaaatatattacctaCGATATTGGCAGATTCCATCTTTCTTCGAACATAAGTTTGGCTAGCAGGATTCTCTCCTACAAGAATAGCTACTAACTTAGGTTTTTTATTACCTGCTTTTACCCAGGCATCAAtgtcattttttaattcttccttAATTTgtttcgaaatttcatttccaTCTATTTTAATAGCATCATATCtgcaaattataataataaataataaatttcttaataatttgtaaGTTTATaacctataaataaaattaaaacatgttacatatatttaatatataaaatatatatatagtatatacggTGTTTACTTTTCGTATAAAatcttgtaaatttttaaaaataaaattacttgtCTTCtaaaaaacgttatattaattaataatttctattcatattattacacaattattatattatattatattatattacattattatttaacattttaaataacttattaagttttatatctataggattgaataattaatatatatatatattataataaaattataatatatattcttacaaAAAACTACTTACAAAGAATTGGAAGTGtgcaattttttaatatataatttagatttaaCTAACAATGTTCTTcttaaagaaaacatttttttttttaactacataTAGCAACAATTTACGATAGTTATAAAAGCGTATAATCAGCTGAATCGCAATGTGCCTAAGAGAACTAGAGACGAtgattttatgtattaatagaatttttattatcacattTACTGGATAATCCGATAAGATATTTGAACACTTATCAAAGCAGTATTTTTGACctaaaatatctatgtattagaAATAGAATGTGAAATGCCTATTAGATTTCTATGTATCACAAACTTAAGCGGGGGAAGTGAAAGGACATATGAAACAGCAtgcgtattattttttttaagcaaGTTTCAAGTTTTActcgaatatttctatatgtaCTTTGAAATAGTTTCGTAGATGtaacaaatatattgtatatctttaaaaataactaactcaaaactaaaaaataagaattttttcgaTCGTAAGATATCGTAACCTTACATTTcgtctaaaaataaaaataatcgattagtTAAGtacttaaatgaaaaaaaaataaaagaaaatatataatatgatataaatataattatgaaatccaatataaattttagatttagcaatatttacaatttattcaaaatatatttaccataCAAAAAATATCCCATGTTAAAATTAacttcaattataaatatcccATAAAGATATGTAACTATCTTTTCCTGCAGCAgccattaaatatttacaattatatgcTTCTACATAATGAGGTGAATAAATAACATCATGCACAGTACTCTTATGTTGATCCAATACTGCTAGTGGCTTCAAAGTTTTTTGGGAATATATTCTTAAACGACCATCCCAATTACCCACGGTAAAAAGTTTTCTATCGGGCCTTATATTTATAACTGATGTACCAGGATTTTTTAAAGTTAATGCGCATTTACTTGTTAAAGTGTtggatgataaattaaatatctaaatagTAAAAAGATCTACTGTATTGTATGATCTGATTATTAGATCTAATCACATATCATAAGATCTAATCATATATACTGTATTATACGATCTAATCTTAATCGATTTAATgtatatagtaaaatatatataaatatataatatatataaaaaaaaagtttttaccTCTAATTTTTCAGAAGGACTACCAATAACTCCTTGCATATATGAAGTTTCAAAATCAATAGCCATTGGGCATGATTCTATATCCATGCAATGAAGTACTTTTTTTGCTGTAACATCCCATAATACAAGCAATCCAATT contains:
- the LOC124950283 gene encoding bifunctional methylenetetrahydrofolate dehydrogenase/cyclohydrolase, mitochondrial isoform X1 → MFSLRRTLLVKSKLYIKKLHTSNSLYDAIKIDGNEISKQIKEELKNDIDAWVKAGNKKPKLVAILVGENPASQTYVRRKMESANIIIRLGIESYTINLKENTTQKILLENINSLNEDPSVDGIIVQLPLPKGLNEKEVCQAISPKKDVDGFHLENIGNLTLDSKGIIPATVLGVKELIVRSNIKTFGKHAVVIGRSKHVGLPIALLLHADGRGATGGLDMTTTICHIHTPSDQLKQMTRLADLVVVAAGVPGLVTEDMIKPGACVIDVGINRVKDKTSNRNILVGDVDYENVKKVAQYITPVPGGVGPMTVTMLLKNTFTVAMKNSQHKKHLKNIISEVR
- the LOC124950283 gene encoding bifunctional methylenetetrahydrofolate dehydrogenase/cyclohydrolase, mitochondrial isoform X2, with translation MFSLRRTLLVKSKLYIKKLHTSNSLYDAIKIDGNEISKQIKEELKNDIDAWVKAGNKKPKLVAILVGENPASQTYVRRKMESANIVGIESYTINLKENTTQKILLENINSLNEDPSVDGIIVQLPLPKGLNEKEVCQAISPKKDVDGFHLENIGNLTLDSKGIIPATVLGVKELIVRSNIKTFGKHAVVIGRSKHVGLPIALLLHADGRGATGGLDMTTTICHIHTPSDQLKQMTRLADLVVVAAGVPGLVTEDMIKPGACVIDVGINRVKDKTSNRNILVGDVDYENVKKVAQYITPVPGGVGPMTVTMLLKNTFTVAMKNSQHKKHLKNIISEVR